One Lucilia cuprina isolate Lc7/37 chromosome 4, ASM2204524v1, whole genome shotgun sequence DNA segment encodes these proteins:
- the LOC111690995 gene encoding uncharacterized protein LOC111690995, translating into MSCQQASRFITNSSNINHNNNNTHSNRNNHNNSNCKSLNNLSNNNHNNNNSNNIIKGNRNTRGVTVQQEDPYVFTESVPTTPPILFNTQKTRTRLNDLTSATTLSIGKLQQQQQKLPLTETNGKITTNSLKTQASFLSSSSSSTASSITTTNTCIAPTSKTNVIQSLTITATNNNTNNNNSNNSNSKKLTNVCIVRPQLQQQQPNYHHHHHQNYANATSLPSSVYEGDLKSISPPPLYTPPTPSLWQTPLLLESPAPQVTNVVVSPKPTITTTTTTSQTTPVMGCVTPTVQTVGSTTTIMNPSLTTTAMAKVAPIIVHTPFAQSHTPPPPAQSPNQQQCLPPSKFHNHTLAQHLHKVECLKKSKKSTEAEVIHCNDNIKAITEAVPSSFNAPIKAASLKTLDLAGSGSGGVTVKHSENEDLNEIPVNVIFRMAMVAQQNEKSSNNIQFVKPQTDIDLLKPSPTPPPQPPPPSSPHTTQLKTNMNKKLSIPASITIATNQVIKQQQSKQQINTSSIQNNATTTALNSQQQQQTANSKTVTAAAATANDDSKITTNSESLTKSINGDTTPTTNLKTKTSTHITNKTRKTNNALNTIATINLNYDLPYNWQMGCSTTKGAVAIVKMSQHHVDLDTTHLATATGLPYCLQQYWLNSYDLRKSCDLLLMDDKPLNRSLAREERIALYKRQLRRQAMQLISTRSLQKLPIQLARRRLMCVDRLLRKYQHSEQNKKELPANVKRCCVNGCDAYTLEMASHCQQHIVYNSAQHVFLPCTAKFADNTQCRVPVFDIAHDLPLCMEHARKRDAYNRLLYEQRPRKISTNPHIMNESKLLANNSSNKDTVMMGEGNGAEAGGVLIKTQHQYQQKQKPQKQQQKQQQQQHILQQLPANNNSNNGKRPTLVNQAARKRKMTTVGLTGNPVGRPQKRVKKSLEKSAAAPVIQQQMPRLTATSLKRKSSTTSLESIASNSQHSTTSSTSQQQQQQPQQQYQRQQTQQLQNLYGLNSSTTTNSSLPPPALAPLSGLVGHGFPQHLFSFGHDNYHHQNHTQQQHQQQLQPILNLNDKHSFSLTTSNTNTATPATTASTPTELKDFISQFSLAAQKQTQADSSNDVNLLNTNSNSNFTSSGMGSTTSLPTADDFLTQDMLSICENSSASSADTGLGGLSDPELMLGGPEDDIPLGDTHLLEEHDLENVLNSLPEDAFKELFTTVHQDESDEIERAIELADKHLKTLQQTIGSELGDFLDFNDDMLMDNGDLCNGSTANNILDTTALFIGSGGGGVAVGATIGSNTTQVGGGGAVIGTADIRGLVQT; encoded by the exons ATGTCATGTCAGCAAGCATCAAGATTTATaacaaacagcagcaacatcaaccataacaacaacaacacccaCAGCAACAGAAACAACCATAACAACAGCaattgtaaaagtttaaataaccTCAGCaataacaaccacaacaacaataacagtaaCAACATTATTAAAGGAAATCGTAATACACGAGGAGTAACAGTACAACAAGAAGATCCGTATGTGTTCACAGAATCAGTGCCAACAACACCACCCATATTATTTAATACACAG AAAACGCGTACCAGATTAAATGATCTGACATCTGCAACAACTTTAAGTATTGGAAAattgcaacaacagcaacaaaaattacctttaactGAAACAAATGGAAAGATAACAACAAATTCATTAAAGACGCAGGCGTCTTTtctatcatcatcatcttcttcaACCGCATcatcaataacaacaacaaatacttgCATAGCACCCACATCAAAAACTAATGTAATACAATCTCTAACAATAACtgcaacaaataataatactaataataacaacagcaacaacagtaatagtaaaaaactaacaaatgttTGTATTGTAAGACCACaattacaacaacagcagccaAATTAtcaccaccaccatcatcaaAACTATGCTAATGCAACATCATTACCATCATCTGTGTATGAAGGAGATTTAAAGTCTATATCACCACCACCCTTGTATACTCCACCAACACCGTCATTATGGCAAACACCATTACTTTTGGAATCTCCAGCTCCACAAGTGACCAATGTGGTGGTATCACCAAAACCCACAATAACAACGACGACAACAACATCTCAAACTACACCCGTTATGGGTTGTGTAACGCCAACGGTGCAAACTGTTGGCAGCACTACCACCATAATGAATCCCTCACTGACTACAACTGCCATGGCTAAGGTAGCTCCAATTATTGTACATACTCCGTTTGCACAGTCGCATACTCCACCACCTCCAGCTCAATCGCCTAACCAACAACAATGTCTGCCTCCATCGAAATTTCATAATCATACATTGGCACAGCATTTACACAAGGTggaatgtttgaaaaaatcaaaaaaatcaacGGAAGCTGAAGTGATACATTGCAATGATAATATCAAAGCAATTACTGAAGCAGTTCCTTCATCATTTAATGCCCCTATAAAGGCAGCTTCTTTAAAAACGTTGGACCTAGCAGGTAGCGGTAGTGGTGGTGTAACAGTTAAACATTCCGAAAATgaagatttaaatgaaataccGGTAAATGTCATATTTCGTATGGCCATGGTAGCGCAACAGAATGAGAAATCTTCAAATAATATACAATTTGTAAAACCACAAACTGATATAGATCTACTAAAACCATCTCCAACACCCCCACCACAACCACCACCACCCTCATCACCACACACAACACAActcaaaacaaatatgaataagAAATTGTCAATACCCGCCTCGATAACAATTGCAACAAATCAAGttataaaacagcaacaatcgAAACAACAGATCAATACGTCTTCCATACAAAACAATGCAACAACTACAGCTTTAAAttctcaacaacaacaacaaacggcAAACAGCAAAACTGTTACAGCAGCAGCTGCAACAGCAAATGATGATTCTAAAATCACAACAAATTCAGAAAGTTTAACTAAAAGCATTAATGGAGACACAACtccaacaacaaatttaaaaacgaaaacTTCAACGCACATTACAAATAAAACCCGCAAAACAAATAATGCATTAAAtacaatagcaacaataaaTCTTAATTATGATTTACCCTACAATTGGCAAATGGGTTGTAGTACAACTAAAGGTGCCGTGGCCATTGTTAAAATGTCTCAACATCATGTTGACTTGGATACAACACACTTAGCAACCGCCACTGGCTTACCCTATTGTCTACAACAATATTGGCTTAATTCATATGATTTGCGTAAATCTTGTGATTTGTTGTTAATGGACGATAAGCCGTTAAATCGCTCACTAGCCCGTGAGGAGCGTATTGCATTGTATAAACGTCAGTTGCGACGTCAAGCTATGCAACTCATCTCTACAAGATCTCTGCAAAAATTGCCCATACAGCTGGCAAGACGTCGTCTGATGTGTGTCGATCGCTTGTTGAGAAAATATCAACATagtgaacaaaataaaaaaga ACTACCCGCCAATGTTAAACGCTGTTGCGTAAATGGTTGTGATGCCTATACCCTGGAAATGGCCTCACACTGCCAACAACATATCGTTTATAATTCAGCTCAACATGTCTTCTTGCCGTGTACCGCCAAATTTGCCGATAATACACAATGTAGAGTACCAGTATTTGATATAGCACATGATTTGCCATTGTGCATGGAACATGCACGCAAACGTGATGCTTACAATCGTCTTTTATATGAACAAAGACCACGTAAAATCTCCACAAATCCTCATATTATGAATGAATCAAAACTATTAGCcaacaatagcagcaacaaAGATACAGTAATGATGGGGGAAGGAAACGGAGCAGAAGCAGGaggtgttttaataaaaacccaACATCAATATCAACAGAAACAAAAGCCgcagaaacaacaacagaagcaacagcagcagcaacatatATTACAACAATTACCAGCtaacaataacagcaataatGGTAAACGACCAACATTAGTTAATCAAGCAGCACGTAAACGTAAAATGACTACTGTTGGTTTGACTGGCAATCCAGTGGGTAGACCACAGAAACGTGTTAAGAAATCATTAGAAAAATCTGCAGCTGCACCGGTAATACAGCAACAAATGCCACGTTTAACAGCGACTAGTTTGAAACGTAAAAGTAGTACGACATCTTTAGAATCTATAGCCAGCAATTCACAACATTCAACAACTTCTAGTACCtcgcaacaacaacagcaacaaccacaGCAACAATATCAACGTCAGCAAACACAGCAACTGCAAAACTTGTATGGCTTAAACTcatctacaacaacaaattcatCTTTACCACCACCAGCTTTAGCCCCTCTTAGCGGTTTGGTGGGTCATGGTTTTCCTCaacatttgtttagttttggTCATGATAACTATCATCATCAAAATCACACTCAGCAACAGCATCAGCAACAACTTCAACCCATTCTCAATCTAAATGATAAACATTCCTTCTCCCTCACCACTAGTAACACAAACACAGCTACTCCTGCCACAACCGCCTCCACACCAACCGAACTCAAAGATTTCATTTCTCAGTTTTCCTTGGCTGCTCAAAAGCAGACACAGGCCGACTCTTCAAACGATGTTAATTTGTTGAACACCAACTCAAATTCAAATTTCACCTCTTCGGGTATGGGTTCGACAACTTCATTGCCAACGGCCGATGATTTTCTTACTCAGGATATGTTGAGTATATGTGAAAATAGTTCAGCCAGTTCGGCGGATACTGGTTTGGGTGGTTTAAGTGATCCCGAATTAATGTTGGGCGGTCCAGAAG ATGATATTCCCTTGGGTGATACCCACTTGCTGGAGGAACATGATTTGGAGAATGTTTTAAATTCCCTGCCAGAAGATgcatttaaagaattatttacaACAG TCCATCAAGATGAAAGTGATGAAATCGAACGAGCTATAGAACTAGCCGACAAACATTTGAAAACATTACAGCAAACTATAGGTTCGGAATTGGGTGATTTTCTTGATTTCAATGACGACATGTTAATGGACAATGGCGATCTTTGTAATGGATCAACAGCCAATAATATATTGGATACAACAGCTTTATTTATCGGAAGTGGAGGAGGTGGTGTTGCAGTAGGAGCCACAATAGGCTCAAATACAACTCAAGTTGGTGGTGGAGGAGCCGTGATAGGAACAGCAGATATTAGAGGTTTAGTGCAAACGTAA